In Carya illinoinensis cultivar Pawnee chromosome 7, C.illinoinensisPawnee_v1, whole genome shotgun sequence, the following are encoded in one genomic region:
- the LOC122316833 gene encoding GATA transcription factor 24-like, whose translation MAAANPQPLQARPLEDHMRGPIRIEDEEGDYEDGGDDAMDDVEDAHMNSVSVAEHGEVRVGGGAVVMASRTSELTLSFEGEVYVFPAVTPEKVQAVLLLLGGPDVPTGVPTFEVPFNQNNRGVVETAKRSNISRRIASLVRFREKRKERCFDKKIRYTVRKEVAQRMHRKNGQFASLKESPSTSNWDSAQSCLQDGTPTAETVLRRCQHCGVGENNTPAMRRGPAGPRTLCNACGLMWANKGTLRDLSKGGRNVSTDHIEPVTPVDIKPSITDRDLCDNQDDHETPKDPCKKAVTEGSNKSSVNHDEEDLHGTASDLTCTLPMGVVHSSATDEEQEPLVELGNPSDNDIDIPANFD comes from the exons ATGGCGGCTGCCAACCCACAGCCCTTGCAGGCGCGTCCTTTAGAGGACCACATGCGGGGCCCCATACGGATCGAGGACGAGGAGGGTGACTACGAGGATGGTGGTGACGATGCTATGGATGACGTCGAAGATGCTCACATGAATTCTGTGAGCGTTGCGGAGCATGGTGAAGTAAGAGTTGGAGGAGGAGCGGTGGTTATGGCGTCTCGGACCAGTGAGCTTACTCTCTCTTTCGAAGGCGAGGTCTACGTGTTCCCTGCGGTGACGCCTGAAaag GTACAAGCAGTGCTCTTGCTTCTAGGAGGACCAGATGTACCAACTGGTGTGCCCACCTTTGAAGTACCTTTTAATCAAAATAACAGG GGTGTGGTTGAGACTGCAAAGCGCTCGAATATTTCACGAAGAATAGCATCCCTGGTCAGGTTCCgtgaaaaaaggaaagagagatgtTTTGACAAGAAAATTCGGTACACTGTGCGAAAAGAAGTTGCTCAAAG GATGCACCGTAAGAATGGACAATTTGCATCCCTGAAAGAAAGTCCCTCTACTTCAAATTGGGATTCTGCTCAGAGTTGCCTTCAAGATGGTACTCCTACTGCAGAAACTGT TTTACGTAGATGTCAACATTGTGGAGTTGGTGAAAATAATACTCCTGCTATGCGTCGTGGGCCAGCTGGACCAAGGACTTTATGTAATGCATGCGGTCTAATGTGGGCAAataag GGAACACTAAGGGATCTCAGTAAGGGGGGGAGGAATGTTTCCACGGACCATATTGAACCT GTAACCCCAGTTGACATCAAGCCGTCAATTACAGACAGAGACTTATGCGACAACCAGGATGATCAT GAAACTCCTAAAGACCCTTGCAAAAAGGCGGTAACTGAAGGATCCAATAAGTCTTCTGTCAACCATGATGAGGAA GATTTGCATGGAACTGCTTCAGATCTTACATGTACTCTTCCCATGGGCGTTGTCCATTCCTCAGCCACTGATGAGGAGCAG GAACCTTTGGTTGAGCTCGGTAATCCTTCAGataatgatatagacatacctGCTAATTTTGATTAG
- the LOC122316647 gene encoding GATA transcription factor 25, whose protein sequence is MYGRTQPLNMPNQISGPADDDDVSGAGAGACAESIENSHIRYEAHSIDDSGGAVGGVVDDVTAEAVYVHGGGGGASEMVIQRQEDTSQLTLSFRGQVYVFDSVTPDKVQAVLLLLGGCELSSGPQNEMLPQNQRGGVMEYPVKCSQPHRVASLNRFRQKRKERCFDKKVRYSVRQEVALRMQRNKGQFTSSKKSEGAYNWGTLQESGQDDSPQEASCTHCGISSKSTPMMRRGPSGPRSLCNACGLFWANRGALRDLSKKTQDHSVSLAEQGEREANNSDCGTAIHTNNNLVTFSHGDNSALIAEH, encoded by the exons ATGTACGGACGCACCCAGCCCCTGAACATGCCCAACCAGATCTCTGGGCCAGCCGACGACGATGACGTTTCCGGCGCCGGCGCCGGCGCCTGCGCAGAGTCCATTGAAAACTCTCACATTCGCTACGAAGCCCACTCGATCGACGACTCTGGCGGCGCGGTTGGTGGTGTCGTCGATGACGTCACCGCTGAAGCTGTTTACGTTCATGGCGGTGGTGGCGGAGCATCGGAGATGGTGATTCAGCGTCAAGAAGATACCAGCCAGCTGACGCTCTCGTTTCGAGGCCAAGTCTATGTGTTCGACTCTGTTACCCCTGACAAG GTTCAAGCAGTGTTGCTACTTCTCGGGGGCTGTGAACTATCTTCGGGACCACAAAACGAGATGTTGCCTCAGAACCAGAGG GGTGGTGTTATGGAGTATCCTGTAAAGTGTAGTCAACCACACAGAGTGGCCTCATTAAATAGGTTCCGCCAGAAGAGAAAAGAGCGATGCTTTGATAAGAAAGTTAGATATAGTGTTCGTCAAGAGGTTGCCCTCAG GATGCAGCGCAATAAGGGTCAATTTACTTCTTCTAAAAAGTCGGAAGGAGCTTATAATTGGGGTACCCTCCAGGAGTCAGGGCAAGATGATAGTCCACAAGAAGCCTC ATGTACACATTGTGGCATAAGTTCAAAGTCCACTCCAATGATGCGGCGGGGGCCATCTGGTCCAAGGTCTCTTTGCAATGCCTGCGGACTTTTTTGGGCAAACAGG GGGGCTTTGAGGGATCTTTCTAAGAAAACCCAGGATCATTCTGTTAGCCTGGCTGAACAG GGTGAACGTGAAGCCAATAATTCAGACTGCGGAACTGCCATCCATACAAACAACAATCTTGTTACTTTCTCTCATGGGGATAACTCAGCTTTAATAGCTGAGCACTGA